The following coding sequences are from one Saprospiraceae bacterium window:
- the nosD gene encoding nitrous oxide reductase family maturation protein NosD yields the protein MPLNGHLQFTFLLFLLLCNVHLQARVISVGQHDGHITSIKEAVSMAVDGDSIWVHSGVYREGNIIINKSIYLKGLDHPCLDGEGKYEILTISGRDITVSGFVFLNSGYSSMLDYAAIKCIDARNITLEENEITHAYFAIHISNVEDIVIRNNRIHGNPKTEQNTGNGIHLWKCKKALIDGNIISKHRDGIYFEFVTESLITCNLSYENIRYGLHFMFSHKDTYTYNRFVENGAGVAVMYSKEVDMQANEFVDNWGSAAYGILLKDISDSYIAYNLFDQNTVGIYMEGTNRINIHWNHFHKNGWAMKVQASCNENKIQHNNFSGNSFDIATNGSLVLNSFDQNYWDKYDGYDRTRDGYGDIPYRPVSMYSMIVEQNPYTLILLRSILISFLDKAEKAIPSLTPELLIDNKPLIKPLCL from the coding sequence ATGCCTTTGAACGGACATTTGCAATTTACTTTTCTGCTTTTTCTTTTGCTTTGCAATGTACACCTACAGGCAAGAGTAATATCGGTAGGACAACATGATGGACACATCACAAGCATCAAAGAAGCGGTATCGATGGCCGTAGATGGCGATAGCATTTGGGTGCATTCCGGAGTTTATAGAGAAGGCAATATCATTATCAATAAATCCATTTATTTAAAAGGCCTAGATCATCCTTGTTTGGATGGTGAAGGCAAATATGAAATTCTGACCATCAGTGGAAGGGATATCACGGTCAGTGGCTTTGTATTTTTGAATAGCGGTTATTCTTCCATGTTGGATTATGCTGCGATCAAATGCATCGACGCAAGAAATATAACTCTAGAAGAGAACGAAATCACCCATGCTTATTTTGCCATCCATATTTCAAATGTAGAGGATATTGTCATTAGAAATAATAGGATCCACGGAAATCCGAAAACAGAACAAAATACAGGCAATGGCATCCATTTATGGAAATGTAAAAAGGCCTTGATTGATGGCAATATCATCAGCAAACACCGGGATGGAATTTATTTTGAATTTGTAACGGAATCACTGATCACCTGCAACTTGAGTTATGAAAATATCCGCTACGGTCTGCATTTTATGTTTTCGCATAAAGACACTTACACTTACAATAGATTTGTTGAAAATGGTGCCGGTGTAGCAGTGATGTATTCCAAAGAAGTTGATATGCAAGCCAATGAATTTGTCGACAATTGGGGCAGTGCAGCATATGGAATTCTATTGAAAGATATTTCAGATAGTTATATAGCTTATAATCTCTTTGATCAAAACACTGTTGGGATATATATGGAAGGAACCAACAGGATAAATATTCATTGGAATCATTTTCACAAAAATGGCTGGGCCATGAAAGTACAGGCGAGTTGTAATGAAAACAAAATTCAACACAACAATTTCAGCGGGAACAGTTTTGATATTGCGACCAATGGTTCCCTGGTTTTAAATTCATTTGATCAGAATTATTGGGATAAGTACGACGGCTACGATCGTACACGGGACGGATACGGAGATATACCCTACAGACCCGTAAGCATGTATTCCATGATCGTCGAACAAAATCCATATACGCTTATTTTATTGAGAAGTATATTGATCTCTTTTTTGGACAAAGCAGAGAAAGCCATTCCGAGCCTCACACCGGAATTACTGATAGATAATAAACCCCTTATAAAGCCTTTGTGTTTATGA
- a CDS encoding nitrous oxide reductase accessory protein NosL: MSNTFISNRSRWIVFAMSLSLLLTYFVPVWRIDLFAPQYPEGLTMKIWLKSLTGDVEIINGLNHYIGMRHISVEMFPEFEILIYIVAFYILLGLLVAYAGRLNILFWYLVFTAFGGVFSMYDFYRWGYEYGHNLDPTAAIKVPGLSYQPPLLGHKRLLNFDAYSQPDIGGWIIFVAATIMALVWLYEWNQFRKKSVSAPLTTMALVLGLGMISCEVKPEPFKYGTDICYTCKMGIVDRKFGSEIVTEKGKVYKFDDIGCMIRLMKSGTFDQQKLAHVLVMDYEKENNLLDVNNCKFVYGEDVRTPMNFNTAAFESELPANNFARNGQDRHIVDWKYIYKNIE; encoded by the coding sequence ATGAGCAATACTTTTATCAGTAACAGATCCCGATGGATCGTTTTTGCAATGTCTCTATCCTTATTGCTTACTTATTTCGTACCTGTTTGGCGCATCGATCTTTTTGCACCACAATATCCGGAAGGATTGACCATGAAGATCTGGTTAAAATCGCTAACGGGCGATGTTGAAATCATCAATGGCTTGAATCATTATATCGGAATGAGACATATCTCTGTAGAAATGTTTCCCGAATTTGAAATATTGATCTACATCGTGGCTTTTTATATTTTATTGGGATTATTGGTTGCTTATGCCGGTAGATTGAATATACTTTTTTGGTACCTGGTTTTCACCGCTTTTGGTGGAGTCTTCAGCATGTATGATTTTTACAGATGGGGTTACGAATACGGTCATAATCTCGATCCTACTGCAGCCATTAAAGTACCTGGTTTATCCTATCAGCCGCCATTACTCGGACATAAAAGATTATTGAATTTTGATGCATATTCGCAACCTGACATTGGAGGCTGGATCATTTTTGTTGCAGCTACTATCATGGCCTTGGTTTGGTTGTACGAATGGAATCAATTTCGCAAAAAATCAGTCTCTGCTCCTCTGACTACAATGGCCTTGGTGCTGGGTCTTGGAATGATTTCCTGCGAAGTTAAGCCCGAACCATTTAAATATGGAACTGATATCTGTTATACCTGTAAAATGGGCATTGTGGACCGAAAATTCGGATCGGAAATAGTTACTGAAAAAGGTAAAGTTTATAAATTTGATGATATTGGTTGCATGATTCGACTTATGAAATCAGGTACCTTCGATCAGCAAAAACTTGCTCATGTGCTGGTCATGGATTATGAAAAGGAAAATAATCTTTTGGATGTGAACAACTGTAAGTTTGTTTATGGTGAAGATGTAAGAACACCTATGAATTTTAATACAGCGGCCTTTGAATCGGAACTTCCTGCCAATAATTTTGCACGCAACGGACAGGACAGACATATTGTGGATTGGAAATATATCTATAAAAATATTGAGTAA
- a CDS encoding fasciclin domain-containing protein — MKTIFQFMMMISCLILISCQGGEKTQDAGTAAVETQAADLGQAAVQDDDSQKDIVKIAIGSADHTTLVKALQQAEYVNDLANAGPFTVFAPVNAAFEKLPAGTVENLMKNEQKAALQNILEYHVALGVYRENMFRDGQTINMANTKNISIQLKDGKIMINNSANVVATVPASNGIIYVIDAVLLPPE; from the coding sequence ATGAAAACGATTTTTCAATTCATGATGATGATAAGCTGTTTAATACTTATCTCATGTCAGGGTGGTGAGAAAACGCAGGATGCGGGAACAGCGGCAGTAGAAACACAGGCAGCAGATTTGGGACAGGCTGCAGTGCAGGATGATGATTCACAAAAAGACATCGTGAAAATAGCTATAGGTTCTGCTGATCACACAACCCTCGTAAAAGCACTTCAACAGGCTGAATATGTAAATGATCTTGCCAATGCCGGACCCTTTACAGTTTTTGCACCAGTCAATGCGGCATTTGAAAAACTGCCCGCAGGAACAGTTGAAAACCTGATGAAGAATGAACAGAAAGCTGCTTTGCAAAATATTTTAGAGTATCATGTTGCATTAGGCGTTTACAGAGAGAATATGTTTCGCGACGGACAAACCATCAATATGGCCAATACCAAAAATATTAGTATACAATTGAAGGATGGTAAAATCATGATCAACAATTCTGCAAATGTAGTTGCAACGGTACCAGCTTCAAATGGTATCATCTATGTGATTGATGCCGTTTTGTTGCCTCCTGAATAG